A genome region from Chlorobaculum tepidum TLS includes the following:
- the acs gene encoding acetate--CoA ligase yields the protein MATEQTKGQSSESISSVLSERRKFPPPEAFSSQSHISSMEQYEKLYADAAADPDKYWGDLAEQFHWFKKWDSVLEWNAPYAKWFNGGTTNIAYNCLDVHVGSWRKNKAAIIWEGEEGNERILTYGELHRQVSKFANVLKIAGIKPGDKVAIYMGMVPELVIAVLACARVGAVHNVIFAGFAAHAITERVNDSRAKIVICADGTRRRGSTINLKNIVDEAIINTPSVKNVIVLKVTGEEIHMHDGMDHWWHDLMGLAVDECEPAQVDSEHPLFLLYTSGSTGKPKGILHTTAGYMVHAASSFKYVFDIKDEDIYFCTADIGWITGHTYIIYGPLLNGATVFMYEGAPNYPQWDRFWDIINRHKITILYTAPTAIRAFIRAGNEWVTKHDLSSLRLLGTVGEPINPEAWMWYHKYVGQEKCPIVDTWWQTETGGIMISPMPGATPTKPGTATRPLPGIMVDVVRKDGTPCNANEGGYLVVKRPWPSMLRTIYGDNERYEKTYWSEFPGMYFTGDGARKDDDGYIWIMGRVDDVVNVSGHRLGTSEVESALVSHEAVAEAAVVSRPDEIKGNALVAFVTLKDGYEGDAKLRDSLGKHVAKEIGAIAKPDEIRWAKGLPKTRSGKIMRRLLRELATSNEIKGDVTTLEDLGVIENLREQEDEG from the coding sequence ATGGCTACTGAGCAAACGAAAGGCCAGTCCTCTGAATCGATCAGTTCGGTTCTCTCCGAGCGGAGGAAGTTTCCTCCGCCGGAAGCGTTCTCTTCCCAGTCGCACATTTCAAGCATGGAGCAGTACGAAAAACTCTATGCCGATGCAGCCGCGGATCCCGACAAGTACTGGGGCGATCTGGCGGAACAGTTCCACTGGTTCAAGAAATGGGACTCGGTTCTTGAATGGAATGCTCCATATGCCAAATGGTTCAATGGCGGCACCACCAACATCGCCTACAACTGCCTTGACGTGCACGTAGGCAGCTGGCGCAAGAACAAGGCGGCTATCATATGGGAAGGTGAAGAGGGCAACGAGCGCATCCTCACCTATGGCGAGCTGCACCGCCAGGTCAGCAAATTCGCCAACGTCCTGAAAATCGCCGGCATCAAACCGGGTGACAAGGTGGCGATCTACATGGGGATGGTGCCTGAGCTGGTCATCGCCGTGCTCGCCTGCGCAAGGGTCGGTGCGGTGCACAACGTGATCTTCGCCGGTTTTGCCGCCCACGCCATCACCGAAAGGGTCAACGACTCACGCGCCAAAATAGTCATCTGCGCCGACGGCACCCGCCGCCGTGGTAGCACCATCAACCTCAAAAATATCGTCGACGAAGCGATCATCAACACTCCTTCGGTCAAAAACGTCATCGTCCTCAAAGTGACCGGCGAAGAGATCCACATGCACGACGGCATGGATCACTGGTGGCACGACCTGATGGGGCTAGCCGTGGACGAATGCGAACCGGCGCAGGTCGATTCCGAGCACCCGCTCTTTTTGCTCTACACCAGCGGCTCGACCGGCAAACCGAAAGGCATTCTGCACACCACCGCCGGGTACATGGTGCACGCCGCCAGCTCGTTCAAATATGTGTTCGACATCAAGGACGAGGACATCTACTTCTGCACCGCCGACATCGGCTGGATCACCGGCCACACCTACATAATCTACGGCCCGCTGCTCAACGGCGCAACCGTCTTCATGTACGAAGGCGCTCCGAACTACCCGCAGTGGGATCGTTTCTGGGACATCATCAATCGCCACAAGATCACAATCCTCTACACCGCTCCGACGGCTATCCGCGCCTTCATCCGCGCCGGTAACGAGTGGGTCACCAAGCACGACCTCAGCTCGCTCAGGCTGCTCGGCACGGTCGGCGAACCGATCAACCCCGAGGCCTGGATGTGGTACCACAAGTATGTCGGTCAGGAAAAATGCCCGATCGTGGACACCTGGTGGCAGACCGAAACCGGCGGCATCATGATTTCGCCGATGCCGGGCGCGACCCCGACCAAACCGGGCACAGCCACCCGCCCGCTGCCGGGCATTATGGTCGATGTCGTCCGCAAGGATGGCACCCCGTGCAACGCCAACGAAGGTGGCTACCTGGTCGTCAAACGCCCATGGCCCTCGATGCTCCGCACCATCTATGGTGACAACGAGCGTTACGAAAAGACCTACTGGTCTGAATTCCCCGGCATGTACTTCACCGGCGACGGTGCAAGAAAAGATGATGACGGCTACATCTGGATCATGGGCCGCGTCGATGACGTGGTCAACGTCTCGGGTCACCGCCTCGGCACCAGCGAGGTCGAAAGCGCGCTCGTTTCACACGAGGCTGTCGCCGAAGCCGCCGTCGTCAGCCGTCCGGACGAAATCAAGGGCAACGCCCTCGTCGCATTCGTGACGCTGAAAGACGGCTACGAAGGCGACGCCAAACTGCGCGACTCGCTCGGCAAGCACGTCGCCAAGGAGATCGGCGCTATTGCTAAGCCTGACGAAATCCGCTGGGCCAAAGGTCTGCCGAAAACCCGCAGCGGCAAAATCATGCGCCGCCTGCTTCGCGAACTTGCCACTTCCAACGAGATCAAAGGCGACGTCACCACCCTCGAAGACCTCGGCGTCATCGAGAACCTCCGCGAACAGGAAGACGAAGGCTGA
- a CDS encoding ArsR/SmtB family transcription factor — MSNADNMARMFKVLSVGSRVRIVELLKERSLCVNALAKALDITPAAVSQHLRVLRDAEVVLPERRGYSVHYRVDREVLAEWKLVASALLGVTNENE; from the coding sequence ATGAGTAACGCTGACAACATGGCACGGATGTTCAAGGTGCTTTCCGTTGGTTCAAGGGTTCGGATAGTCGAGCTGCTGAAGGAGCGGTCGCTGTGCGTGAATGCGCTGGCCAAGGCGCTTGACATCACCCCGGCGGCGGTTTCGCAGCATCTTCGGGTTTTGCGTGATGCCGAAGTCGTGCTTCCCGAACGGCGCGGTTATTCGGTGCATTACCGCGTGGATCGGGAAGTGCTTGCCGAATGGAAATTGGTCGCATCAGCGTTACTCGGCGTCACGAATGAAAATGAGTGA
- a CDS encoding (2Fe-2S) ferredoxin domain-containing protein has translation MQIQNESPYIVHVFVCTNDRGGERKSCADNNSQLVKDQLKKAVDGKGWKGKVRVSTSGCMGVCGEGPNVMIYPQKLWFSRVSPDDVDAVLSVIERLMSEA, from the coding sequence ATGCAAATTCAAAACGAATCACCTTACATCGTTCACGTGTTTGTCTGTACCAATGATCGCGGAGGCGAACGAAAATCGTGTGCTGACAATAACAGCCAGCTTGTGAAAGATCAATTGAAAAAAGCTGTTGACGGGAAAGGGTGGAAAGGGAAGGTGCGGGTTTCGACGTCCGGTTGCATGGGAGTTTGCGGCGAGGGGCCGAATGTGATGATCTATCCGCAGAAGCTCTGGTTTTCCAGGGTTTCGCCGGATGATGTGGATGCAGTTTTATCCGTGATCGAGCGTTTGATGAGCGAAGCCTGA
- a CDS encoding TspO/MBR family protein, translated as MNKQILTLALCIGLCLAVGFAGSTFTPKPASWYYTTLVKPSWNPPDWLFPPVWTILFIMMGTALAKVLGTGWKKNEVNVGVVLFAIQLMLNLGWSASFFGMQSPLAGLVDIVLLWIFIVLTMLAFARVSKPASLLLVPYLCWVSFASYLNFTILQLNP; from the coding sequence ATGAATAAACAGATACTCACCCTCGCGCTCTGTATCGGCCTCTGCCTGGCAGTCGGTTTTGCCGGAAGCACCTTTACGCCGAAGCCGGCTTCATGGTACTACACCACCCTTGTCAAGCCATCGTGGAATCCGCCTGACTGGCTCTTTCCCCCGGTCTGGACAATTCTCTTTATCATGATGGGGACAGCGCTTGCAAAGGTGCTTGGCACGGGCTGGAAGAAGAACGAGGTCAACGTCGGCGTTGTGCTCTTCGCGATTCAACTGATGCTGAATCTCGGATGGTCAGCATCGTTTTTCGGGATGCAGTCGCCGCTTGCCGGTCTGGTCGATATTGTTCTGCTCTGGATTTTCATTGTCCTGACCATGCTCGCCTTTGCCAGAGTTTCGAAACCGGCTTCACTGCTGCTGGTGCCGTATCTCTGCTGGGTGAGCTTCGCATCTTATTTGAATTTCACTATTCTACAGCTCAATCCCTGA
- a CDS encoding inositol monophosphatase family protein → MNLELQTAVKAAKAAGAITLSRFGELSHREIVAKEYKDFVTEVDKQCEATITATITESFPDDGLLCEEGTSGSGASGRTWIVDPLDGTLNFIHSFPVFGISIAMRDASGELAVGVVYQPVLDELFTAVKGRGAFLNGKRISVSTREEMQSYLFATGLPFRDYDHYMDGYIGLLRDVIKDSAGIRRAGSASIDLAYTAAGRFDGFFEYRLFPWDFAAGVLLVREAGGIVTGIAGSDDVFAHTSILAGSPLTHPLLLEKARRHFGA, encoded by the coding sequence ATGAACCTCGAACTCCAGACGGCCGTGAAGGCAGCCAAAGCCGCAGGCGCGATTACGCTTTCGAGATTCGGCGAACTTTCTCATCGCGAGATCGTCGCCAAAGAGTACAAGGATTTCGTCACCGAAGTTGACAAGCAGTGTGAAGCAACCATCACGGCCACCATCACCGAATCGTTCCCTGATGACGGTTTGCTCTGCGAGGAGGGCACCAGCGGCAGTGGCGCTTCCGGGCGCACCTGGATCGTCGATCCGCTCGATGGCACGCTGAACTTTATCCACTCGTTTCCGGTGTTCGGCATCAGCATCGCCATGCGCGACGCATCCGGCGAACTCGCGGTGGGCGTGGTTTATCAGCCGGTGCTCGACGAGCTGTTCACTGCCGTCAAGGGACGGGGCGCGTTCCTGAACGGTAAGCGCATCAGTGTCTCGACGCGCGAAGAGATGCAGAGCTATCTCTTCGCCACCGGCCTGCCCTTCAGGGATTACGATCACTACATGGACGGCTACATCGGCCTCTTGCGGGATGTCATCAAGGACTCGGCAGGCATCCGTCGCGCCGGATCGGCCTCCATCGACCTGGCCTACACCGCCGCCGGACGCTTCGACGGCTTCTTCGAGTACCGACTCTTTCCGTGGGACTTCGCGGCGGGCGTGCTGCTGGTGCGCGAAGCGGGTGGCATCGTAACCGGCATTGCCGGCTCGGATGATGTGTTCGCCCATACGAGCATCCTTGCTGGAAGCCCGCTCACCCATCCGCTGCTGCTGGAAAAAGCCCGGCGGCATTTCGGGGCCTGA
- a CDS encoding bifunctional UDP-3-O-[3-hydroxymyristoyl] N-acetylglucosamine deacetylase/3-hydroxyacyl-ACP dehydratase has protein sequence MLIHQRTLQNEISLTGIGLHTGHECTITFKPAPVNTGYIFVRTDINDCPEIPALIDHVVDVLRGTTIGIGDVKVHTTEHVLAALYGLQIDNCRIELSGPEPPVLDGSSNPFAEALLSAGIAEQDEPKNYLVIDETIEFHNPEKSVDIVALPLDGFRMTVMVDYKNPALGSQHSGLFDLDKEFLREFSPCRTFCFLSEVEAMANQGIIKGADIDNAIVIVDKQLDETEVQTLADKVGVDASHLVLGQNGILNNRELRFSNEPARHKLLDLLGDLALLGMPVKAQILAXRPGHASNVEFVKQLKKYADRNKLARQYQHEKKAGVIFDINAIQNILPHRYPFLLIDKIVEFKLDEKIVSIKNVTMNEPFFQGHFPGNPIMPGVLIIEAMAQTGGIMMLNGKENIKESVVFFMGIDKARFRKPVLPGDTLVIEAVMTNMRRTVCQFDAKAYVRGELVCEASLMATVMEKKN, from the coding sequence ATGCTCATTCATCAACGCACCCTCCAGAACGAAATTTCGCTCACGGGGATCGGCCTCCACACCGGCCACGAATGCACCATCACGTTCAAGCCCGCACCGGTCAACACCGGCTATATTTTCGTCAGAACCGACATCAATGACTGCCCGGAGATTCCGGCGCTGATCGATCACGTCGTCGATGTGCTCCGCGGCACCACCATTGGCATCGGCGATGTCAAGGTGCACACCACCGAGCACGTGCTTGCCGCCCTGTACGGATTGCAGATCGACAACTGCCGCATCGAGCTGAGCGGCCCCGAGCCGCCGGTGCTCGACGGCAGCTCAAATCCGTTCGCCGAAGCGCTGCTTTCGGCAGGCATCGCCGAGCAGGACGAACCGAAAAACTATCTCGTGATCGACGAGACCATCGAGTTTCACAATCCGGAAAAGAGCGTGGACATCGTGGCCCTGCCGCTTGACGGCTTCCGCATGACGGTGATGGTCGATTACAAAAACCCGGCGCTCGGCTCGCAGCACTCCGGCCTGTTCGACCTCGACAAGGAGTTCCTGCGCGAGTTCTCGCCGTGCCGAACCTTCTGCTTCCTTTCGGAGGTCGAAGCGATGGCCAACCAGGGCATCATCAAGGGTGCGGATATTGACAACGCCATCGTGATCGTTGACAAGCAGCTCGATGAAACCGAGGTGCAGACGCTCGCCGACAAGGTTGGCGTGGACGCTTCGCACCTGGTGCTCGGCCAGAACGGCATTCTGAACAACCGCGAACTGCGCTTCTCCAACGAACCGGCCCGCCACAAACTGCTCGACCTGCTCGGCGATCTGGCACTGCTCGGCATGCCGGTCAAGGCGCAGATCCTCGCCGMCCGTCCCGGCCACGCCTCGAACGTCGAATTCGTCAAGCAGCTCAAGAAGTACGCCGACCGCAACAAGCTTGCCCGCCAGTACCAGCACGAGAAAAAAGCTGGCGTCATTTTCGACATCAACGCCATCCAGAACATCCTGCCGCATCGCTACCCGTTCCTTCTGATCGACAAGATCGTCGAATTCAAGCTCGACGAAAAGATCGTCTCGATCAAGAACGTCACGATGAACGAACCCTTCTTCCAGGGTCACTTCCCTGGCAACCCGATCATGCCCGGCGTGCTCATCATCGAGGCGATGGCCCAGACCGGCGGCATCATGATGCTCAACGGCAAGGAGAACATCAAGGAATCGGTGGTCTTCTTCATGGGCATCGACAAGGCACGGTTCAGGAAGCCGGTGCTGCCCGGCGATACGCTGGTCATCGAAGCGGTCATGACCAACATGCGGCGCACGGTCTGCCAGTTTGACGCCAAGGCCTACGTGCGAGGCGAGCTGGTCTGCGAAGCTTCGCTGATGGCTACCGTGATGGAGAAAAAGAACTGA
- a CDS encoding CDP-alcohol phosphatidyltransferase family protein, translated as MKGHIFNLPNSLSILRILLIPWFIYYLDAGQTHIALIIMVVALLSDWFDGQMARWTNEVSDMGKILDPLADKLCLASVALYYLWKGELPVWFVVFVVFRDLVIFLGAAWIRHRHNVLTTSLWPGKWAVGFVSMMFISMVWPLPVFRQWPVKEFFMYLSAATLFYSFVEYCIRFYKIQKGAEFKA; from the coding sequence GTGAAGGGACATATTTTCAATCTCCCCAATTCGCTGAGCATCCTGAGGATTCTGCTGATTCCCTGGTTCATCTACTACCTCGACGCGGGTCAGACGCACATCGCCCTCATCATCATGGTGGTGGCGCTGCTTTCCGACTGGTTCGACGGCCAGATGGCCCGGTGGACCAACGAGGTCTCCGACATGGGCAAGATTCTCGACCCCCTGGCCGACAAACTCTGCCTGGCCAGCGTCGCTCTCTACTACCTCTGGAAAGGGGAGTTGCCGGTATGGTTCGTGGTGTTCGTTGTGTTTCGTGACCTGGTGATTTTCCTCGGCGCGGCCTGGATTCGTCACCGGCACAACGTGCTCACCACTTCGCTCTGGCCCGGCAAGTGGGCGGTGGGATTCGTCTCAATGATGTTCATCTCGATGGTCTGGCCGCTTCCTGTTTTTCGGCAGTGGCCGGTCAAAGAGTTCTTTATGTATCTTTCTGCTGCCACCCTTTTCTACTCGTTTGTAGAATACTGCATCAGGTTCTACAAAATCCAGAAAGGGGCGGAATTCAAGGCCTGA
- the ruvC gene encoding crossover junction endodeoxyribonuclease RuvC gives MIVLGIDPGSRKTGYGVIAETAAGYRVLGCGLVRPRAADTLHERISQLCAGLDEVIEQLKPEAVALETAFVGRNVRSALILGQVRGAVLATVMRHSLPVREYAPREIKLSVTGTGSACKEQVAAMLSRMLELGGELKPLDVTDALGIAYCDLARGASSLGGQLRKNGKGRSKGWAAFVNEHPELMA, from the coding sequence ATGATTGTACTGGGCATCGATCCGGGCAGCCGCAAAACCGGCTATGGCGTCATCGCCGAAACGGCGGCGGGCTATCGCGTGCTTGGATGCGGCCTTGTTCGCCCTCGCGCAGCGGATACGCTGCATGAGCGGATCAGCCAGCTCTGCGCGGGCCTCGACGAGGTGATCGAGCAGCTGAAGCCCGAGGCGGTGGCGCTTGAGACGGCCTTCGTGGGGCGCAATGTCAGAAGCGCGCTGATTCTCGGCCAGGTCAGGGGGGCGGTGCTTGCCACGGTGATGAGGCATAGCTTGCCGGTGCGTGAATACGCGCCGCGCGAAATCAAGCTCTCGGTTACCGGCACCGGTTCGGCGTGCAAGGAGCAGGTGGCGGCAATGCTGTCGCGGATGCTCGAGCTTGGCGGTGAGCTGAAGCCTCTCGATGTTACCGATGCGCTTGGCATCGCCTACTGCGATCTCGCTCGGGGTGCATCTTCGCTCGGCGGCCAGTTGCGCAAGAACGGAAAAGGGCGGAGCAAGGGATGGGCGGCGTTCGTAAACGAGCATCCCGAGCTGATGGCCTGA
- a CDS encoding YebC/PmpR family DNA-binding transcriptional regulator, translating into MSGHSKWATIKRKKAATDQKRGSLFTKLVKEITIAAKMGGGDPTGNPRLRLAIDTARANSMPMDNIQRAIKRGTGELEGATYEEITYEGYGPGGIAIIIETATDNRNRTVADIRHLMSRGGGSLGESGSVGWMFKRKGSIEVPRSAISEDDLMELLLDAGLEELESDDEQYFTVLTDVKDLEPVKKALEEAGIPFENAKIDMIPDNYVELDVENARKALKLIDALENSDDVQAVYSNMDMSESVMSVLEEE; encoded by the coding sequence ATGTCAGGACACAGTAAATGGGCGACCATCAAGCGTAAAAAGGCCGCCACCGATCAGAAGAGAGGAAGCCTGTTCACCAAGCTCGTCAAGGAGATCACCATTGCGGCCAAAATGGGCGGTGGCGACCCGACGGGCAATCCGCGTCTGAGGCTCGCCATCGATACGGCACGGGCCAACTCGATGCCGATGGACAATATCCAGCGCGCCATCAAAAGAGGCACCGGCGAACTCGAAGGCGCGACCTACGAAGAGATCACCTACGAAGGGTACGGCCCGGGCGGCATTGCGATCATTATCGAGACCGCGACCGACAACCGCAACCGCACCGTGGCCGACATTCGCCACCTGATGAGCCGCGGCGGCGGGTCGCTCGGCGAGAGTGGCAGCGTCGGCTGGATGTTCAAGCGCAAGGGTTCCATCGAGGTTCCCAGGTCGGCCATCTCTGAGGACGACCTGATGGAGCTGCTGCTCGACGCCGGACTCGAGGAGCTGGAGAGCGACGACGAGCAGTACTTCACCGTGCTGACCGACGTGAAGGATCTGGAGCCGGTCAAGAAGGCGCTCGAAGAGGCTGGTATTCCGTTCGAGAACGCCAAGATTGACATGATTCCGGACAACTATGTCGAGCTCGATGTCGAGAACGCCCGGAAGGCGCTCAAGCTGATCGACGCGCTCGAAAACAGCGATGACGTCCAGGCGGTCTACAGCAACATGGACATGAGTGAAAGCGTCATGAGCGTGCTTGAAGAAGAGTAA
- the pheA gene encoding prephenate dehydratase gives MTNWLIAYQGEPGAYSEIAALRFGEPLPCESFDDVFSAVTEQKADYAVIPIENSLGGSIHQNYDLLLRRPVVILAETFVKVEHCLLGLPGASVETATKAMSHPQALVQCHNFFATHPQIRAEAAYDTAGSAKMVAESRDKSALAIASKRAGELYGLDILKENLADEEWNITRFFCIAHENNPDISHLKVRPDVARQKTSIVFALPNEQGSLFRALATFALRGIDLTKIESRPSRKKAFEYLFYADFIGHREDQNVHNALENLREFATMVKVLGSYGVVNP, from the coding sequence ATGACAAACTGGTTGATCGCTTATCAGGGAGAGCCTGGTGCATACAGTGAAATTGCGGCACTGCGCTTCGGCGAACCGCTGCCTTGCGAAAGCTTCGATGACGTCTTCTCGGCGGTCACGGAACAGAAAGCCGACTACGCGGTGATTCCCATCGAGAACTCCCTCGGCGGCAGCATCCACCAGAACTACGACCTCCTGCTCCGCCGCCCGGTGGTGATTCTCGCCGAGACCTTCGTGAAGGTCGAACACTGCCTGCTCGGCCTGCCCGGCGCGTCGGTGGAGACGGCGACCAAAGCAATGTCGCACCCGCAGGCGCTGGTGCAGTGCCACAATTTTTTCGCCACGCATCCGCAGATCAGGGCCGAGGCAGCATACGACACGGCTGGAAGCGCCAAGATGGTAGCCGAAAGCAGAGACAAATCGGCGCTCGCCATCGCCTCGAAGCGGGCAGGCGAACTGTACGGGCTCGACATCCTGAAGGAAAATCTCGCCGATGAAGAGTGGAACATCACCCGTTTCTTCTGCATCGCGCACGAAAACAATCCCGACATTTCGCACCTCAAAGTCCGGCCCGACGTGGCCCGCCAGAAAACCTCGATCGTCTTCGCGCTGCCCAACGAGCAGGGGTCGCTCTTCCGGGCGCTGGCAACCTTCGCGCTCCGGGGAATCGACCTGACCAAAATCGAGTCGCGCCCGTCGCGAAAAAAGGCGTTCGAGTACCTCTTCTATGCCGATTTCATCGGCCACCGGGAGGATCAGAACGTCCACAACGCCCTCGAAAATCTCCGTGAGTTCGCGACGATGGTCAAGGTGCTCGGCAGCTACGGGGTGGTGAATCCATGA